The following proteins are co-located in the Aeromicrobium phoceense genome:
- a CDS encoding potassium-transporting ATPase subunit F produces MSIESGLMTAVVIVLAIYLLAALILPERFQ; encoded by the coding sequence ATGAGCATCGAAAGCGGCCTCATGACGGCAGTAGTGATCGTGCTGGCGATCTACCTGCTGGCGGCCCTCATCCTCCCGGAGCGTTTCCAGTGA